The Rhizoctonia solani chromosome 1, complete sequence sequence CTGCGACGCATCGTACGGATCTCTCGTTCTCGAAGTCAAAGACGGACGAATCAGCGCCGAATTGAAGAGTCAAGGTATGCACACCCCTTTTTACACCATTATCAATTACTTTTAACATTGATGACTGGGTACTAGGATTTAATTACGGGTACCGCAAAAACTCTCAACCCGCCCAGGCCCAACCTGCTGTCAACGCGAGCGGAACCAAGCCGCCTACGACTACAGGATCCCCTGCCCCTGGTCCCAAGCCAAAATCGGCACCTGGGACTAAACCCGGAACCCCTGCTCCTCTTCCTTCTGCCGGTGGAACTAAACCCACGACTCCAGCTCCGGCCCCTGCTACTGCTACTGCCCCAGCTACAAAACCTACCACCCAGCTCCTGCGACGAAACCTACTACACCCGCCCCTGCTGGGGTTTCTAAACCCGGTACACCCATCAACGGTAGAAAGGGCAAGAGAGCAAGCATCGATGGTGTCGAGAGTCCGACGGTCGAGGAGAGTGGGTTACCTGATGAATCCAAAGGTTTGTCTGTCTTGTCTCGTTTGACGTAGAATAGCAGTCTCACTTTATTTATTTTTTACGTGTAGAGGTTAAACCCTCCGACTCGAACTTGGATTCTATCAAGTCTCAGGATGGAAGAAGTACGGGCGCACAGACTCCGCCAACCGGTATGGCATTCTTCATTCACTAAAAGAACTTGATGGCCAATTATTATTGGCCATGATACAGGTCCCAGAAGACACCCATGGACAATCTACATGCGTCCCCTCCCGATTCCCGTAACCGAAGACGAAATCAGGACGTTTTTCGGTGATTCTGCCGGCTTGGTACGTCTTGTCCGTCTTGTATATGCGCCGATGACGAATTTGCTTTTATTGTGGGGGGTCAGATCACTAACATCAAGATCCCGATCGACTTTAAGAACCCGGCCCAGCCTCAACGCGGGTTCGCATATGTCGAGTTTGCGGATGAGGAAGGTATGAAAGTCGCATGGACAAACACGGCGAGGTATGTCTTCATATATACGCCTTTCCCCCTCCTTTTCCTCACTCCCCCCCCCCGACCTTTTTGAACCCTGGACTAACGACCACTCGTATACAACAAGACCATCCAATCCGTGCGGCCGAGCGTCGAAATCTCCAACCCGACGGACCACTCGTCCACGCGCGGCTCGTTCCGCGGGCGAGGCGGCGGACCTAACAGGGGAGGCGGACAACAGGAAAAGACGGGTCCCGGTTCGGCGGGTTGAATCGAATGGGACAGCAGGCGCTGGCTGCTGCTACGGGAAAGGGCCCGGCCAGGGGACAGGCTGGAGGTCCTAAAAAGGATTAGATTTGGGGAGACAAGGGGTTTGTAATGAGTCCAAGTGGGTGGGAGGACTCGAGCGAGGGCGATGTATGAGATGTGAAAACCAACCAAGATGCGACGTGAAAAGATGTATGTTCAATTGTGGGCATGGGTTATTACGTAATACATGTTTATTCTTTTTTTTCTGTGGTTGTCGGGTTTTGTTGGGAAGTGTTGAGCTCGTTGCAGGTTGATGAATCTGGGTTTGGTAAGGATTCTAGTTGTGGTGAGATAACCAGCCGGTTGTGGAGGGTAGAAACAACATATTATCTTTAATGTTATGCCGTATCATACAAGTATCCACCCGAGCGAGGAATTGTGGTCAATACCATCGGCCTGATATATCGAATCCCTTGGCAATGAATCCCATAAGCAATCATTTGACCTTTTCAGGGATCGCGAGTACGGCCTGCCTTTGGTACACAATTACATTTATATCGAAAAGCatagcttcttggaacacaTACAACGCAAGAGACAGATTCTCTCCCTTTAAGCAGGTAGCAGAGCTCGAGCCGACCTACGGGCGTCACAGTACCACAACCAGcctgatgtatgcgcattatCATTGAATAAACTAGCAATATTCGGTAGCGCTACAATTGTTGAACAGTCAGGGGTCTACCTCTTCAGTGTACATGCTTATTGAAAGAAATTTGAACAAGGTTTTTATAGAATCTCAGTACTTGAAGGTCGTAATGATTGTCGTCTAAAAATGTGGGCGACACGCGAATGACAAGCTTAAATCGACATACTTCCAACTGGCGCCAACGCTAAAATAAAATCATCGCGCGCGAAGTGTCGTTAATCCGACTAAAGAAGTACCAGACTCACGTGTGCCCTTGCCTTTGGTAACCAGAGGTCAACAATCATGTGTTCAGACTGTTCCTGTCATAGCAACTCGAGGAACGAAATTATGATAAACATTACTCGATCTCGTTATAGGATTGCTTGGTCTTACTATCCGCGCCCGGGGCCAGCGCCACTTTAGGATTTTGCAGTGTGAACTTTGAAATGAGGTATCGACGTGTACATCACAGTAACCTGGGCCCGAATTCACTGGCAGAAGTCGGCCCGCATAGACCTTTGGGCACATATAAAAGGAGCACCGTCATCCGGTTTTTTTTAACACACATTCATTCCAGtgctctctctttctcttccACCATGGTCAAGTTTACCATCGTTCCCTTTTTCCTCATTCTTAGTGGTGTTGTTAGCGCATCCCCCACTCCTGCAAAAGTTGGGGTGAGCCTCGAGAAGCGCTTAACGTGCTTACCGGTCAATGGGAAAGCGAAAATATCGTATGTTCAACACAGTTTATATGCGCACCTAGTCATAATACATTCATAGGGAAATGGTCAATATATTCTATTCAATAACCTCTGGGGGAAAGATCAACCCGGTACCTCTGGCTCGCAGACCACCGAAGCGCTCTCTTACAGCGGAACCACTATCAGCTGGAAAACACAGTACTCGTGGAGCGGCAATCCAAATGATGTAAAGAGCTGTAGGTTCCCTTGAGCCTAGTCGGCCGTTTGGAAGCTCACTGCATGTATGCTAGACGCGAACGTTGCTCTATTGAAAGGACTGGGCAGGCAGCTTTCAGCCATCAAGACAATCCCCACCACCTGGAGGTGGACTTATTCTGCAGCCGCCAGCGACCTTGTTGCCAATGTCTCCTATGATCTCTGGCTCAGTAATATCCCCAACGGGACGGCAGCCAGCACAACTAGCACGTATGAGATCATGATCTGGCTGAGTAATCGCCGCGCTGGACCTGCAGGCTCCCAGGTCGCTACTGCCAACGTATTTAAATGCTTGATTTTAGTTGTTGCCAAGATACTAACCGATTATACCAGATTGGAGGCCAGAACTGGGCAGTATTCAAGGGTAGAGTTCAGACTTGGGATGTCTACTCGTTTGTTGCTTCGAGCGAGTTGACCAACTACAATGCCGATTTAAAACCATTCTTCAGTAAGACATATTGTCCTTATTATGGGTTAAAATTCGCTGAGTGCAACTTCCATCAGCCTACTTGAGCTCATCTCACGGCGTGAGCTTGAGTCAATACCTGGTTGCTCTTCAGGCTGGTACAGAACCCTTCCAGAGTTAGTTTCAAGGGAATTTTAAATGCAGGCAAAATCTGAACATCATTTTATAGAATCAGGCACTTTGACTACGACTAGCTACACCGCCGCGGTTAACTAGATGGCGAAGGGGCTAGTGCAGTTTGTTATCAACATCACGGCAATATCTTCGTGTCCTAGAGAACACCCCACAATAATTCTCGAACTTCCTTTATTGCTATACCTTGGTATGCCTTCGAGGATCGTATAAGTTTGCATAGGAGTGTAAGTCTGCTTGCCTGTGTCCGCCTTTTCAAGCTCTCCTTTGAGCATATAATTTGAGATTGTGTACTGTCATTTTCTACATATAAGTGTGCGTTGAGAGACACGTTCGGTAGTCTTTAGCCTTGAAAGTCTATGAAACGCAAGATGTCCGCGGGAAAACCCAAACACGACCCGGGATTATGTGGCGTTGATACAGTCCTACTGCAACGTGTACGCAAAATTGCCCCAGTCTGATACAAGCTAAACTCGGACTGGGCTTCATTGTCATAAGGGTCAAGCCCTCAAGAAAACAATTGGGCCTGGCTCAGTGGAATGACCTTTTCAAAATACTCGACGTCATTTCACCCATTTTGGCGAAGTAACATAATGCATTCCATACAGCCACTAAATATATTATGAAGGACTATTAGAAAAGGATTGAATAAGCTTAAAATCAAGGCCAGCTGTAGGGTGGCATTAAATTTTGGATCGCTTAGTAGATTCGCACCATCTACTTTAAATTTGTCACACAAAGCAGCTGGGAACTTGAGCGGCCCGAGGTGACTCACTGGCCTATTTTAAACTCAGATACGGCGGTATCATGCCCCCCTAGAAAAAAGAATAAATATCGTATTATCAAGGTCCGAAGAACTCCGCCTCTATTCCAGGGTCAGTACATGTCTGGTAACCATTCGGCTATTCATCTCTGCAACGTAGCATCATCAAACAGGTCAAATGACCTATGTGCGTGGATTCTCGCTTTGTGCCTGGGACTTTCGAGTCGGATGTGTTAATTCCTACTCATCTCATCATCACACGTACGCTGCCAAGATCTTAAGATTTCTTTGGTACCAGCAATGTACGGTGTCCAGGTACTAATGTGCTAATGATTTGCTTAATGGTctatatgcactcagaaaaAACACGGTTGACATAGTTTAGTTTCCCCACCGTTCGGCTTAAATGATATAGGGAGAGTGCGGCGAGCATTTCTTAGTCGAAACACCAGGCCGAGGCTGAAAATATACCGGTAGCCAGGCTCAATTGATTCATTTCAAATACCAATGGTAAAATGAAATAACAGCATATAGCGCGGGCATAATTTCAACGAAGAAGCCCACAGCCACACCCACGCTTTCGACAACTGAGAGAGTAAGATAGCTTGTGCGCTGGCACAACATGCTCAGACTACTCCCGAGGTTGCCTTTTTGTTAGTGAAATGGTAGTTGGATGCACACGTTCGCCTTATTGACCATCTTCCGTTCGTGTCCACGCTCAGTGGAGTTTCGCTTAGGAACCTTGTGCCCAATATTGGTTCAAATTGTGTCTCCTGTAGTGCACTGAGTCCAAGCTTATTGATTCAAAGGCAGTCACATTGGCCGATGGTTTTGAATAAAAGAGCCAGCGAGCATTGCTGGAAAGTACCCAGATCTCATTGTCTGAGCACTCTCTTTTGGTACACTTGTTCTTTACTCTCCTACGTATTCTACGATTACCATGGTCAAGATCGCCGTCGCCGCCACTTCTTTGTCCTAACTGGCCTTGCCAGTGCCTCTCCAGCCTCTAAAGACCGAGTCGAACCTTGAAAAACGTTTCAACCTACTCAGTGGACAATGGGACAGCGAAAATATTGTACGTTTGTGCCCTTAGAATGCCGAGTCGAACCTTGAAAACGTTTCAACCTACTTAGGGACAATGGGATAGCGAAAATATTGTACGTTTGCGGACCATTTGTGTCTTCTAACGCTTATACAGGGAAATGGCCAATATATGTTATAACAACCTCTGGGGAAAAGCAAGCCGGGACCTCGGGGTCTCAGAGCACTCAGGCACTCTCTATAGTGGGACCACCATCGGCTGGAGGACACAATACTCGTGGAGCGGCAATCCTAATGATGTGAAGAGCTGTAGGAGATCTTTCTATTCTAATTACTTTCACGCTTAGCTCATTTACGTTAGATGCAAACGCCGCCTTACTGAAGGGACTTGGCAAGCGACTCTCTGCCATCAAGACGATCCCACCACTTGGATGGACTTACTCTGCAGCTGCCAGCGACCTTGTTGCAAATGTATCCTATGATCTTTGGCTTAGCAACGTTCCCAATGGAACTGGTCACAGTACTACCAGTACATGAGATCATGATCTGGCTGAGCAATCAATCATTTTCACATACTCATACGATAATGTATAATGATCGGTGGCCAAAGCTGGAAGGTCTTCAAGGGTAGGGTAGAGACTTGGGATGTCTACTCTTTTGTCGCTTCGaatgaattgacaaactaCAACGCCGACTTGAAGCCTTTCTTTAGTGAGCGATAGTTTTGCATACACGCGTTAGTTATTAATGTACTAACCGTTTATTCACAAAGCCTACTTGAGCTCATCGCATGGTGTGAGCCTCAACCAATACCTCGTCGCTCTACAGGCTGGTACTGAACCCTTCCAGAGTAAGTGCAAATTATTTCTGGAGAGTAACTAGAATATGAACGTTATTTGAGCAGAGACCGGTACTTTGACTACCACTGCATACACCGCTGCGATCAACTAGTACTATAGTTGGCGAAATGACTCCTTTAATCATTCGAGGCATTTAACGAAACGTTGTCTACTATTTTATAAGGCTTTTATTAAATACAAATACATGCTGGGACTACAGATTGATTGAAAGGTCTAGGGAAGTCTGTGCCAAGAAGCATTGAGTATGGGCGGACTTTTAGCAGTTGGCGCCAGCATAGGCGTCATACGGTATCATAAACTAGCCACAGCTTAGCTCAGAAGGCCTGGCGCTTACTGGATTTGACACCAACGTCGCCAGCGCTTCAGTCGCGCAATGCGCGTGATTGCTCATGAAATAGGCAAAGTCACGGCCCCTGTGGACCATGTATATGATCTCAAGCAGTCGCGCTCGCGTATATAGAATACTTTTTCCGATTCTTTATCTCCAACATATTTGAATTTCTTGAAGCCTCTTGTATACCTCTTACACTGGTCTGCCCCAAGCAAAACTTTGTCACTGAATATAATTATGCATCGATCACAAGATGACGGCCAGAGGGATGATACCACCCCGGCGTGGCAGCGTTTCTCGAACATGGGATTATCGGCTGCTTCTGTAGCCACTTCATTTGGATTTACTGCCGTAACGAGAGGAACACAACTAGGGGTGCGTTTTTATACTCACGTTTCGAGCCCGTAATCGATTTGCCTCCAAAGAGCACCCAAAGTCTTACGAAGCGTATCTCAGGATCTCTGCTTACTCTCATCATTTCTTTTTGTAGTTTGGAATTGCTCGAGGCATCACGTCCGCTGTGGCCTATAATTCCACTGCGTTAGCCGAAAACGTCATACTTGGCGAACAAATCGGTGTGGCAAAAACTGTGGGGAGGGCTATCAACTCTGCATTTGGTATCGCCGAATCTGTTGCTCTTGCTCCAATCCACCTAGGTCACAACATAGCGAGTACATCACTCGTAGCAGCATCCTCCTCCCTGGAATTGCTCGTGTGGATGTTTGGAACTCAAGAAGTTGGATTTTCACTTGCAGAATTCCGCACGCTCATCCAGAGAGAATGGTCCGATCCCCCTGGAGCAGAAACTCTTCCTCCAGAGAGATACGGAGCCGCGAGCATAGCTCGAGCACTGGTAGCATGGGCTGCACTCCAAGATGCGACTAGTAGTTGGGGGATACAAAGATGCCTAAGGAATTCGCGAGAAATTTCAATGGCTGAATGGAGAGGAGAAATACAGCTTGAGCCATCTTCAGACACCGATTACGAACCGTTGGGGGAGGATTTTGAGATTGTCATCACGTCGGATGAGGAGCTCCCAAATGATGGAGGGACACTCGTAGAGGCCCAAATCTCACGTTTCAGGCCACCTGGCGCCTATGTGTGgggggaaccagaagaactttCTCCTAGTCCTTCGAGTGAATCTACCGCGTCTTCAAGATCTGTCACCCTATTGAATGAAACGACTCTACCTCCTGCTCCACAAGGTGTGGTTGATTGGGCTCACCTCCGCCCTATACTTCGCCGTATGTCCCACCTAGTTGTTGGTGGATATGGCGGCGCTTCGTTCTTATTCTTTGGTTTAACATTCCCATCAACCGGAGAATCAGACGACCCGACTAAAGTGCAGGATGCTACATCTTCGGAGAATGGCCAGAGTATATCTAGAATTGTTCAGGAGGCTGAATCCGAGGCACGCGTGCCACCGCCCCGACCGGCTGAACCAAGCCGAACATGGTGGGGTCTCATAACTGGGCGGCATGATCAAGAAATATTCGAGCGTTTTGCTGAGCATGGTGCAGAGAAAGTGGAAGGGAAAGCCAATACAGCGACGTTGGGCGATGCAAGCCGTTTGCCTAGGTTTTGGGTTTTGACGGACCATGGGAGGAGGCAAATAGTGCTCGTATTGAGGGGTAAGCTTGTTTTGCGTAGCTCATGAGTGGCTT is a genomic window containing:
- a CDS encoding endoglucanase cel12C, which codes for MVKFTIVPFFLILSGVVSASPTPAKVGGNGQYILFNNLWGKDQPGTSGSQTTEALSYSGTTISWKTQYSWSGNPNDVKSYANVALLKGLGRQLSAIKTIPTTWRWTYSAAASDLVANVSYDLWLSNIPNGTAASTTSTYEIMIWLSNRRAGPAGSQVATANIGGQNWAVFKGRVQTWDVYSFVASSELTNYNADLKPFFTYLSSSHGVSLSQYLVALQAGTEPFQKSGTLTTTSYTAAVN
- a CDS encoding Lipase (class 3), with protein sequence MIGGQSWKVFKGRVETWDVYSFVASNELTNYNADLKPFFTYLSSSHGVSLNQYLVALQAGTEPFQNDGQRDDTTPAWQRFSNMGLSAASVATSFGFTAVTRGTQLGFGIARGITSAVAYNSTALAENVILGEQIGVAKTVGRAINSAFGIAESVALAPIHLGHNIASTSLVAASSSLELLVWMFGTQEVGFSLAEFRTLIQREWSDPPGAETLPPERYGAASIARALVAWAALQDATSSWGIQRCLRNSREISMAEWRGEIQLEPSSDTDYEPLGEDFEIVITSDEELPNDGGTLVEAQISRFRPPGAYVWGEPEELSPSPSSESTASSRSVTLLNETTLPPAPQGVVDWAHLRPILRRMSHLVVGGYGGASFLFFGLTFPSTGESDDPTKVQDATSSENGQSISRIVQEAESEARVPPPRPAEPSRTWWGLITGRHDQEIFERFAEHGAEKVEGKANTATLGDASRLPRFWVLTDHGRRQIVLVLRGTYSLNELAIDLTCEPVPFIPVRETPAFKSKDDSQNHDTEQGNETHFVHGGMLKTAELMGLPGRPVHAAIAKALGKNRGYDLVLTGHSLGAGVASLLSLMWADPSTGLTVRRSGLPSHRRVTAYCFGPPCIMSPELSKLAKSMVTSFVYSHDIVSTLSLGSVRDMQRAAAWLCVGSGDESCGSVLSKATRRKFGRQGEEEEAQATEKWLLAFRKTLEANMNMADLFPPGRVLWALNDCDVSQQTTGNSNPVQPGVLRLFEVDEVETAFSQIVFSRDMLSSHLPHNYNRVIQELL